The Nitrosomonas sp. genomic sequence TCGCAGCCCTCTCAATTATTCGGATACTCATCTGGACGACGCCAAAAATGCGTTGGAACGGCTTTATACCGCACTCAAAAATCACGATGGCGCAACAGTGGCGATTGACTGGGAGCATGATCCCTACGCGCAGCGCTTTATGGCTGCAATGAACGATGATTTCAATACGCCAGAAGCAATAGCCGTACTGTTTGATCTGGCGAGTGAAGCAAATCGTACTGGCGACATTCAATATGCCGCGCTACTAAAAACTTTGGGCGGCGTGCTCGGCCTGCTGCAGCAACCTCCCCAGCAGTTTTTTCAGCAACATACTCATTCACAAAGCGATGAACTGACGCAAGCAGCAATCGAACTCCTGATTCAAAAACGCATACAAGCGCGCCAGGATAAAGATTTCGCCAAAGCAGACACTTTGCGCCAGCAGTTAAGTGAAAATGGCATTATTCTCGAAGATGGCCCTCAAGGCACGACCTGGAAGCGAGCATAACCAGAAATCACTACAGTGAGGCATGAGGGATGACACTGCAAGAGAGTAAATCCCGAAAATAATGTAACCGTCCAACGCTCCCATCTACGCAATCACAATTTTCTGGATTATTCTCCTCTGCATTACCTTACAGGAGGATAAGCCATGGCATTACAGGATGATAAGCAAAAGCATATCAGCAACTGGCAGGCGAGCGGTTTGTCGCAGGCAGCCTATTGTCGGGCGCGGGGGTTGAATGCGAAGACGTTTGGGAATTGGTTGCGCGCTCACCGGCGCGGGCGCGATGATATCAAGCTGCCAGCCTTGATTCCGGTTGCGATCAAGCCGACAGCAGCGTCAGTAGAAGTATTGCAGCTTCGCTGTCGCGGTACGCATGTGCTGGAATTACCACTGAGCGTTTCCCCGCGATGGTTGGGAGAATTGTAACCGTCCAACGCTCCCATCTATCTTTCCTGCTGTTTAAGTGATTGAATGAACGCTGGTGTAAGTGGCAGCAATTCATCGATGCGGTTATTGGGCCAGGTCGGTAGTCTGGCGAGGGTGTCTGCAAGCCATGCGGCGGGATCGAGTTTGTTGAGTTGCGCGGTACCGAACAAGGTTTGAATGGCAGCGGCGCGTTGACCGGCACGTTCCGATCCGGTGAATAGCCAATTCTTTTTGCCGATTGCGATCGGGCGGATGGTGTTCTCCACCGGGTTGTTGTCGATCGGAAGAGAGCCGGTTTGTGCGTAGCGGATGAGACCTGGCCAGCGTCTGAGGGTATAGTCGAGTGCTTTGGCGGAGCCGCCGCCATTTGCGGTCTGGCTACGGGTTTGCATCAGCCAGTCATGCAATGCATGCAGTGCGGGCAGGCTTCTGTCTGCCCGCAGTTGCAGACGATCTTCGATGCTCAGGTCTTTGCCTTCTGCTTCGATTGCGTATAAGACGCTGATGCGCTGTATCGCTGCCAATGCCATCGTGCTGGCATTGGCCTGGTACAGGTCAAAGAATTTGCGTCGCGCATGCG encodes the following:
- a CDS encoding IS66 family insertion sequence element accessory protein TnpB, with the protein product MALQDDKQKHISNWQASGLSQAAYCRARGLNAKTFGNWLRAHRRGRDDIKLPALIPVAIKPTAASVEVLQLRCRGTHVLELPLSVSPRWLGEL